In Sphingomonas sp. R1, a single genomic region encodes these proteins:
- a CDS encoding GMC family oxidoreductase, producing the protein MTDTTKSFDYIVVGAGSAGCVLADRLSADGHTRVLLIEAGGDNETELVNMPRAFMKMFGNPTYFWHFPITEQEGRPSGETWSYGRGLGGSSSTNGTWYLRGEPADYDGWAAMGFPDWRWGEIQRCFQAMESYRGPGAGAGRGHNGPLQITRLPFRSPAIGAAIEAGTQLGLRAVEDINAPEGPRIGYTQATVSRRGRRASSYQAFLKPAMRRPNLTVLLDTLVERVTIANGRATGVQVRTAQGSHSIAATREVILSAGALQSPKLLQLSGIGPTEVLESAGVPVVQPLAQVGRNLADHLMFTMSWRLHKDPGVNREFSGWRLTSHVLRYYLTRTGMMAYTSPEVTALLSVDSSPEWPDAQFGVGPYSLRTTEEIKADPGRGALEDQPGISVNGIALRPKSRGTVAIRSADVADPIDVHANWWGDPADKAFLVKMVRLARRYMRQPALKDFVGEERVPGERFQSDEDIAKQMEWLASPGLHSTGTCRMGSPETGVVDGRLRVHGIQGLRVADCSVMPVQPAGNTNGPAMVIGWRAAELILEDNAR; encoded by the coding sequence ATGACCGACACGACCAAGAGCTTCGACTATATCGTGGTGGGCGCAGGCTCGGCGGGCTGCGTGCTCGCCGACCGGCTGAGCGCCGACGGCCACACGCGCGTGCTGCTGATCGAGGCCGGCGGCGACAACGAGACCGAACTGGTCAACATGCCGCGCGCCTTCATGAAAATGTTCGGCAATCCTACCTATTTCTGGCATTTCCCGATCACCGAGCAGGAAGGCCGCCCGTCCGGTGAGACCTGGTCCTATGGCCGCGGCCTGGGCGGTTCGAGCTCGACCAACGGCACTTGGTATCTGCGCGGCGAGCCCGCCGACTATGACGGCTGGGCGGCAATGGGCTTTCCGGACTGGCGCTGGGGCGAGATCCAGCGCTGCTTTCAGGCGATGGAGAGCTATCGCGGCCCCGGTGCCGGTGCCGGGCGCGGACACAACGGGCCGCTGCAGATCACCCGCCTGCCCTTCCGCTCGCCGGCGATCGGCGCGGCGATCGAGGCCGGCACGCAGCTGGGGCTGCGCGCGGTGGAGGACATCAACGCGCCGGAGGGTCCGCGCATCGGCTATACCCAGGCGACCGTTTCGCGCCGGGGCCGTCGCGCGTCCAGCTACCAGGCCTTTCTGAAGCCGGCGATGCGCCGCCCGAACCTCACCGTCCTGCTCGACACGCTGGTCGAGCGGGTGACGATCGCGAATGGCCGGGCCACCGGCGTGCAGGTCCGCACCGCCCAGGGCAGCCATTCCATCGCCGCGACGCGCGAGGTGATCCTCTCGGCCGGCGCACTGCAAAGCCCCAAGCTGCTCCAGCTTTCCGGCATCGGCCCCACCGAGGTGCTGGAAAGCGCGGGCGTACCGGTCGTCCAGCCGCTGGCGCAGGTCGGCCGCAATCTCGCCGACCATCTGATGTTCACCATGTCCTGGCGGCTGCACAAGGATCCGGGCGTCAACCGGGAGTTCTCGGGCTGGCGGCTGACCAGCCATGTGCTGCGCTATTACCTCACCCGCACCGGCATGATGGCCTATACCTCGCCCGAGGTGACCGCGCTGCTCTCGGTCGACTCGTCGCCCGAATGGCCGGACGCGCAGTTCGGCGTCGGCCCCTATTCGCTGCGCACCACCGAGGAGATCAAGGCCGATCCCGGCCGCGGCGCGCTGGAGGACCAGCCCGGCATCAGCGTAAACGGTATCGCCCTCCGCCCGAAAAGCCGCGGCACCGTCGCGATCCGCTCGGCGGACGTTGCCGATCCAATCGACGTGCATGCCAATTGGTGGGGCGATCCCGCCGACAAGGCCTTCCTCGTCAAGATGGTTCGCCTCGCCCGCCGCTACATGCGCCAGCCCGCGCTGAAGGACTTTGTCGGCGAGGAGCGGGTGCCGGGCGAGCGCTTCCAGAGCGATGAGGATATCGCCAAGCAGATGGAGTGGCTGGCCAGCCCGGGTCTCCACTCCACCGGCACCTGCCGGATGGGGTCGCCCGAGACCGGCGTGGTGGACGGCCGCCTGCGCGTCCACGGCATCCAGGGTCTGCGGGTCGCCGACTGTTCGGTGATGCCGGTCCAGCCCGCGGGCAACACCAACGGTCCGGCAATGGTGATCGGCTGGCGTGCCGCCGAACTGATCCTGGAAGACAATGCCCGCTGA
- a CDS encoding Gfo/Idh/MocA family protein, with translation MRRLRMGLIGGGPGAFIGPVHRIAATLDNDIELVAGAFSRAPEKSRQAGKAYGVAPERSYPSWAALIEQERVRPDGIDFLTIATPNDTHLPIARAALAAGIAVMSDKPPTATLAQSLELADAVRGAERPYALSYTYSGYPLVRHARALIAAGGIGTVRKVMVEYLQGWLAAPIERAGNKQAEWRTDAGKSGVGGAIGDIGVHAFHLAEFVTGLPVEAINADLAAIVPGRALDDDCSVLLRFTGGARGVLLASQIAIGEANGLTLRVYGDKAAIAWRQETPNQLLVHHLSGRTEILTAGGAGLLPAASAVTRLPAGHPEGYLEAFANLYRDFGRRLRGKPAPDLPGIEEGIRSMRFIEQAVAASRDERGWVPLEPAREFA, from the coding sequence ATGCGCCGGCTGCGCATGGGGCTGATCGGGGGAGGACCGGGCGCGTTTATCGGCCCGGTACACCGCATTGCCGCGACCCTCGACAACGACATCGAACTGGTTGCCGGCGCCTTCAGCCGCGCACCCGAGAAGTCCCGGCAGGCCGGCAAGGCGTACGGCGTCGCGCCGGAGCGCAGCTATCCGAGCTGGGCCGCACTGATCGAGCAAGAGCGCGTGCGCCCGGACGGCATCGATTTCCTGACGATCGCGACCCCCAACGACACCCATCTGCCGATCGCCCGTGCCGCGCTCGCGGCGGGAATCGCGGTGATGAGCGACAAGCCGCCGACCGCCACCCTCGCCCAATCGCTGGAGCTGGCCGACGCCGTGCGCGGCGCCGAACGGCCCTACGCGCTGAGCTACACCTATAGCGGCTACCCGCTGGTGCGGCACGCCCGCGCACTGATCGCTGCTGGCGGCATCGGCACGGTGCGCAAGGTGATGGTCGAATATCTCCAGGGCTGGCTTGCCGCGCCGATCGAGCGCGCGGGCAACAAGCAGGCCGAGTGGCGCACCGATGCCGGCAAGTCCGGCGTGGGCGGCGCGATCGGCGATATCGGCGTCCATGCCTTCCACCTTGCCGAATTCGTCACCGGCCTGCCGGTCGAGGCGATCAATGCTGATCTCGCCGCGATCGTGCCCGGCCGCGCGCTCGACGACGATTGCAGCGTGCTGCTGCGCTTTACGGGCGGTGCGCGCGGGGTGCTGCTCGCGTCGCAGATCGCGATCGGCGAGGCCAACGGGCTGACGCTGCGCGTGTATGGCGACAAGGCCGCGATCGCGTGGCGGCAGGAGACGCCGAACCAGCTGCTGGTCCACCATCTGTCCGGCCGCACCGAGATCCTCACCGCGGGCGGCGCCGGATTGCTGCCGGCGGCGAGCGCCGTCACCCGGCTGCCGGCCGGGCATCCCGAAGGCTATCTCGAGGCCTTCGCCAATCTCTACCGCGACTTTGGCCGCCGCCTGCGCGGCAAGCCGGCGCCGGACCTACCGGGAATCGAGGAAGGCATCCGCTCGATGCGCTTTATCGAGCAGGCGGTGGCGGCGAGCCGCGACGAACGCGGCTGGGTGCCGCTTGAACCAGCGAGGGAATTCGCATGA
- a CDS encoding MFS transporter has protein sequence MTSIASPVPTPVAAAAPIRGEAGKGITLIAAQILPVMAVVSLFPAIPRLFAQFGGHPQAGLLVPMIVTMPSLCVALFAPFAGAIADRFGRRPSFLLALAVYALAGLAPLVLSDLYLVVASRGVLGLAEAVIVTNSSALIGDYFGSQRHRWVSWVGVSISIAGTLLVAAGGALADLSWRGPFAIYALAIPTLLLALLYIDEPARRDTGKAAPLGFPWGPALIIGAVTMATSILYYVEPLHVASVLMAKGVGSSTAVGLVQACTSLAYIAGAFLYRRIHAQPVGVLLGLAGILTAIGLTMIGLATHYPLAVAGAAIQQFGSGLVIPALMAWGQAMLPLEQRGRGMGIWATAFFAGLFVCPPLVGLGQGAVGSLDHALLLFAAITLVLSLVSALFFRTSAARH, from the coding sequence ATGACCAGCATCGCCTCTCCTGTTCCGACTCCCGTTGCCGCCGCCGCGCCAATCCGCGGCGAGGCCGGCAAGGGCATCACGCTCATCGCTGCCCAGATCCTGCCGGTCATGGCGGTGGTCTCGCTGTTCCCGGCGATCCCGCGCCTGTTCGCCCAGTTCGGCGGCCATCCGCAGGCCGGGCTGCTGGTGCCGATGATCGTCACCATGCCGTCGCTCTGCGTCGCGCTCTTCGCACCCTTCGCCGGAGCGATTGCAGATCGGTTCGGCCGCCGCCCGAGCTTCCTGCTGGCGCTGGCCGTCTATGCCCTGGCCGGTCTCGCGCCGCTGGTGCTGAGCGACCTGTATCTGGTGGTGGCGAGCCGCGGCGTCCTTGGGCTCGCCGAAGCGGTGATCGTCACTAATTCAAGCGCGCTGATCGGCGACTATTTCGGATCGCAGCGCCATCGCTGGGTTTCCTGGGTGGGTGTCTCGATCTCGATCGCAGGCACCCTGCTGGTCGCGGCGGGCGGCGCGCTGGCCGACCTCAGCTGGCGCGGCCCCTTCGCCATCTACGCCCTCGCGATCCCCACGCTGCTGCTCGCGCTGCTTTACATCGACGAACCGGCGCGTCGCGACACCGGCAAGGCAGCGCCCCTCGGCTTTCCCTGGGGCCCGGCGCTGATCATCGGCGCGGTCACCATGGCGACCTCGATCCTCTATTATGTCGAGCCGCTCCACGTCGCGAGCGTGCTGATGGCGAAGGGCGTCGGCTCTTCGACCGCGGTCGGGCTGGTCCAGGCGTGTACCTCGCTCGCCTATATCGCCGGCGCATTCCTCTATCGGCGGATCCATGCCCAGCCGGTGGGCGTGTTGCTCGGTCTGGCCGGGATCCTCACCGCGATCGGCCTGACCATGATCGGCCTCGCCACCCACTATCCGCTGGCCGTGGCGGGCGCGGCGATCCAGCAGTTCGGATCGGGGCTGGTGATCCCGGCGCTGATGGCCTGGGGCCAGGCGATGCTGCCGCTCGAGCAGCGCGGCCGCGGCATGGGCATCTGGGCGACCGCTTTCTTCGCCGGGCTATTCGTCTGCCCGCCGCTGGTCGGCCTGGGCCAGGGCGCGGTCGGCAGCCTCGACCACGCGCTGCTGCTGTTCGCCGCGATCACCCTCGTGCTTTCCCTAGTCTCGGCGCTGTTCTTCCGCACCAGCGCCGCCCGCCACTGA
- a CDS encoding TonB-dependent receptor — protein MKVQKILLASTVLAGMTPIAALAQTVAPETQAPAAQDDSAVGEIIVTAQRRSENVLKVPLSVTVVGAEELAQRGANDLTAVTKLAPSLQVAQDNTFAVRGVGTGTFATTVEASVSQVLDDVVIGNKEFAANAFYDVSRVEVLNGPQGLLFGKNASAGLVNITTNRPVLGQTSVSGDVEAVQRDRPVKEGQGIQVRSTLNLPIGSNSALRLNAIYSGQDSVTYPTVNSAVRNDFGLRNLGLRGKFLFEPTDALSIYIIGEYNRQRGISGRYDITFRQFGAGSAYTGAGLPAGADNLRYSADAPNYRDADTGGLQANISYSLPNGMELSSITAWKNAVVSYQFDSDNTPTNFFNTNYSRQVYNQLSQELRLALPEGNRVSGQFGLYYYRSVGSVVGARGGNNGFPGFLLPTFPFCVGATQLGAPPAACPVSNASFLGQDYKYNLKQNSYAGFGQLSYHVTDTLKLNAGGRVTYDKGSIDLLENVGKYFVTLGVPNNRSVESTDATNFSFKVGADWQVTPSTMLYGFYGQGYKGPGFSNTSPAPGAKLAVKPEISRGGEIGIKGRLADGRITYSVSAFYTRFSDLQVQSWITSLRTFVLSNAATATTQGVDVSFQARPTTRLTLSGSASYVDAKFDDFPGAQCYTGQTSNGCRADLRSDAPGYVGTFNAAGYQLPLSAKFTATLGADYSQPLTEKLDAQFGIGYYHRSPQSSAIGAPFFIPTWDTFDLRLGLKAKHWSAGIFCKNCTNEIRPISIGSDGGDANPVQGPPVLTLNQRFSYDSVRTIGLRLGFDF, from the coding sequence ATGAAGGTACAGAAGATTCTGCTGGCGAGCACCGTGCTCGCCGGCATGACCCCGATCGCCGCGCTGGCCCAGACCGTCGCGCCGGAGACACAAGCACCGGCGGCGCAGGACGACAGCGCGGTGGGCGAGATCATCGTCACCGCGCAGCGCCGCAGCGAGAATGTGCTGAAGGTGCCGCTGAGCGTCACGGTGGTCGGTGCAGAGGAATTAGCCCAGCGCGGCGCAAACGACCTGACCGCGGTCACCAAGCTCGCTCCCAGCCTGCAGGTGGCACAGGATAATACGTTCGCGGTGCGCGGCGTCGGCACCGGCACCTTCGCGACCACCGTCGAAGCGAGCGTTTCGCAGGTGCTCGACGACGTGGTGATCGGCAACAAGGAGTTTGCCGCCAACGCCTTTTACGATGTGTCGCGCGTCGAGGTGCTGAACGGGCCGCAGGGGCTGCTGTTCGGCAAGAACGCCTCTGCCGGCCTCGTCAACATCACCACCAACCGGCCGGTGCTGGGGCAGACCAGCGTCTCCGGCGATGTGGAGGCGGTGCAGCGCGACCGTCCGGTGAAGGAGGGGCAGGGCATCCAAGTCCGTTCGACGCTGAACCTGCCGATCGGCAGCAACAGCGCCTTGCGCCTCAACGCCATCTACAGCGGCCAGGATTCGGTGACCTACCCGACGGTCAACAGCGCCGTGCGCAACGACTTCGGCCTGCGCAACCTGGGCCTGCGCGGCAAATTCCTGTTCGAGCCGACCGACGCGCTCTCCATTTACATCATCGGCGAATATAATCGGCAGCGCGGCATTTCCGGCCGGTATGATATCACCTTCCGCCAGTTCGGTGCCGGTAGCGCCTATACCGGTGCGGGGCTTCCTGCGGGTGCAGATAACCTCCGATACAGTGCCGACGCGCCGAACTACCGCGATGCGGATACGGGCGGCCTGCAGGCCAACATCAGTTATTCGCTGCCGAACGGGATGGAGCTGTCCAGCATCACGGCCTGGAAGAACGCGGTGGTTTCCTACCAGTTCGATTCAGACAACACGCCGACCAATTTCTTCAACACCAACTATAGCCGGCAGGTCTACAACCAGCTGTCGCAGGAGCTGCGGCTTGCGCTCCCTGAAGGCAATAGGGTGTCGGGCCAGTTCGGCCTCTATTATTACCGATCGGTGGGCTCGGTGGTGGGCGCGCGAGGCGGCAATAACGGCTTCCCCGGCTTCCTGTTGCCGACCTTCCCGTTCTGCGTCGGCGCCACCCAGCTCGGCGCGCCGCCGGCCGCCTGCCCGGTCAGCAATGCCAGCTTCCTCGGCCAGGATTATAAGTACAATCTCAAGCAGAACAGCTATGCCGGATTTGGCCAGTTGAGCTACCATGTCACCGACACGCTGAAGCTCAATGCAGGCGGTCGCGTTACCTATGACAAGGGTTCGATCGACCTGCTCGAGAATGTCGGCAAGTATTTCGTGACGCTGGGCGTGCCGAACAATCGTAGCGTCGAGTCCACCGACGCGACCAACTTCAGCTTCAAGGTGGGCGCCGACTGGCAGGTAACGCCCTCCACCATGCTCTACGGCTTCTATGGCCAGGGCTATAAGGGGCCTGGCTTCTCCAACACCTCGCCCGCGCCCGGCGCCAAACTGGCGGTGAAGCCCGAGATTTCGCGTGGCGGGGAAATCGGCATCAAGGGCAGGCTCGCCGATGGCCGGATCACCTACTCGGTGTCGGCCTTCTACACGCGGTTTAGCGATCTCCAGGTCCAGTCTTGGATCACGTCGCTACGCACCTTCGTGCTGAGCAACGCGGCGACGGCAACGACCCAGGGCGTCGACGTCTCGTTCCAGGCGCGGCCCACCACGCGGCTCACCCTCTCGGGCTCGGCATCCTATGTCGACGCCAAGTTCGACGATTTTCCCGGCGCGCAATGCTATACGGGCCAGACCAGCAACGGTTGCCGTGCCGATCTGCGCTCGGACGCCCCCGGCTATGTCGGCACGTTCAACGCGGCGGGATACCAGCTCCCGCTATCGGCGAAGTTCACCGCCACGCTGGGCGCCGACTACAGCCAACCGCTGACCGAGAAGCTCGATGCCCAGTTCGGCATCGGCTATTATCATCGCTCGCCCCAGTCCTCGGCCATCGGTGCGCCCTTCTTCATTCCCACCTGGGATACGTTCGACCTGCGCCTCGGGCTGAAGGCCAAGCATTGGTCGGCGGGCATCTTCTGCAAGAACTGCACGAACGAGATCCGCCCCATCTCGATCGGATCCGATGGCGGCGACGCAAACCCGGTCCAGGGCCCACCGGTGCTGACGCTCAACCAGCGCTTCAGCTACGACTCCGTCCGCACGATCGGTCTGCGGCTCGGCTTCGACTTCTGA
- a CDS encoding LysR family transcriptional regulator: protein MRFKGLDLNLLGALDVLLDTRSVSAAARQMNLSQPAMSAALTRLRDFFGDELLVAQGKRMYPTAYAEALVPQVRECLHAVESMLVTSGRFDPATSQRRFRLILSDYVMTAVLAPALQTLAATAPGIRLEITLPSPDTGIELREGRADLFVAPEQFIFADHPSELLCEERYVVVGWAENPLFEDVLTLEDFSNAGHVVVRFGGPRDLSFADRQVRLLGIERRIEVEAPSFTTLPWLLVGSQRLALMQERLAQRVVPALPLRTAPIPFPFQPMREMIQYHSSRKNDEGLRWMIERLREPAVLM, encoded by the coding sequence ATGCGGTTCAAGGGCCTGGATCTGAACCTGTTGGGCGCGCTCGACGTGCTGCTCGATACGCGCAGCGTCTCCGCGGCGGCCCGGCAGATGAATCTCAGCCAGCCGGCGATGAGCGCGGCGCTCACCCGGTTGCGCGACTTTTTCGGCGACGAGTTGCTCGTGGCACAGGGTAAGCGCATGTACCCCACCGCCTATGCCGAGGCGCTGGTGCCGCAGGTGCGCGAATGCCTGCATGCCGTGGAATCGATGCTGGTCACCTCGGGCCGGTTCGATCCCGCCACCAGCCAGCGCCGCTTCCGGCTCATTCTCTCCGATTATGTGATGACCGCGGTCCTCGCGCCGGCGTTGCAGACGCTGGCGGCCACCGCCCCCGGCATCCGGCTGGAGATCACGCTGCCGAGCCCGGATACGGGCATCGAGCTGCGCGAGGGCCGCGCCGACCTGTTCGTCGCCCCCGAGCAATTCATCTTCGCCGATCATCCGAGCGAGTTGCTGTGCGAGGAACGCTATGTCGTGGTCGGCTGGGCGGAGAACCCGCTGTTCGAGGATGTGCTGACGCTGGAAGATTTCAGCAATGCCGGCCATGTGGTGGTGCGGTTCGGCGGCCCGCGCGACCTGTCCTTCGCCGATCGCCAGGTCCGCCTGCTGGGGATCGAGCGGCGGATCGAGGTGGAGGCGCCGTCCTTCACCACCCTGCCCTGGCTGCTGGTCGGCTCGCAGCGGCTGGCGCTGATGCAGGAGCGGCTGGCGCAGCGCGTCGTCCCCGCCCTGCCGCTGCGGACCGCGCCGATCCCCTTCCCGTTCCAGCCGATGCGCGAGATGATCCAGTATCACAGCAGCCGGAAGAACGACGAGGGCCTCCGCTGGATGATCGAGCGGCTGCGCGAACCGGCCGTGCTGATGTAA
- a CDS encoding sugar phosphate isomerase/epimerase family protein, with the protein MSKIQRGVSLYSYQEEMFLGQMTVEDAVAHAVSLGARGIEILPEQNMPTFPNIDDAEVARWQDLLARHGAHFTCYDMFLDTKLRKGELLSDEEQVASIRRDLMLCNRLGIRNMRVLVFVRPDILEACVPYAEELDVHMGVEVHAPWHLEHAWILRTIEVADRLNTRHLGILPDMGIFMKHYPPAFRARFERQGARPEITQFIVDHHEEKVMAEYTIYEVAVKRGGNKAEIAMAETLRHAPYANPKRLKDYAPYFRHIQAKFYEMREDYTDPAIAYDEVIPALVQCGWEGTLSSEYEGNRWIQDVMAVDSREQVRRQHVMFDRLIAQAEAALGAEKEPA; encoded by the coding sequence GTGTCCAAAATCCAGCGGGGCGTGAGCCTCTACAGCTACCAGGAAGAGATGTTCCTCGGCCAGATGACGGTGGAGGACGCCGTCGCCCACGCCGTGTCGCTCGGTGCACGGGGCATCGAGATCCTGCCAGAGCAGAACATGCCAACCTTCCCGAACATCGATGATGCGGAAGTTGCCCGCTGGCAGGACCTGCTCGCCAGGCACGGTGCGCATTTCACCTGCTACGACATGTTCCTCGATACCAAGCTCCGCAAGGGCGAGTTGCTCTCCGATGAGGAGCAAGTCGCCAGCATCCGGCGCGATCTCATGCTGTGCAACCGGCTGGGCATCCGGAACATGCGCGTGCTGGTGTTCGTGCGCCCCGACATCCTCGAGGCTTGCGTTCCGTATGCCGAGGAGCTGGACGTTCACATGGGCGTGGAGGTCCATGCGCCCTGGCATCTCGAACATGCCTGGATCCTGCGCACGATAGAGGTCGCGGATCGGCTGAACACGCGGCATCTCGGCATCCTGCCCGACATGGGCATCTTCATGAAGCACTATCCGCCCGCCTTCCGCGCCCGCTTCGAGCGTCAGGGCGCGCGGCCGGAGATCACCCAGTTCATCGTCGACCACCACGAGGAAAAGGTGATGGCCGAATACACGATCTACGAAGTCGCGGTGAAGCGGGGCGGCAACAAGGCCGAGATCGCGATGGCCGAGACGCTGCGCCACGCGCCTTATGCCAATCCTAAGCGGCTCAAGGATTATGCCCCGTATTTCCGGCACATCCAGGCCAAGTTCTACGAGATGCGCGAGGACTATACCGACCCGGCCATCGCCTATGACGAGGTGATCCCGGCGCTGGTGCAGTGCGGTTGGGAAGGCACGCTGTCCAGCGAATATGAAGGCAACCGCTGGATCCAGGACGTAATGGCCGTGGACAGCCGCGAACAGGTCCGCCGCCAGCACGTGATGTTCGATCGCCTGATCGCGCAGGCCGAAGCCGCGCTCGGCGCCGAGAAGGAACCCGCCTGA
- a CDS encoding DUF6379 domain-containing protein: MFDKYLIQAETLRNTGPADAPTGFAFEAKLGYYRGIGLSMIEKLDVSIDGNLLPREAVRFDEGPGPLTLDEMEAAYDRRWPFGATATILVDHAGGFPAGEHALSLTEQLRVSYLPFPSINSDTKQVAMAAAVDDAPANTILED, from the coding sequence ATGTTCGATAAATATCTGATCCAGGCCGAAACCCTGCGCAACACCGGGCCTGCCGATGCGCCGACGGGCTTCGCCTTCGAGGCCAAGCTCGGCTACTATCGGGGCATCGGCCTGTCGATGATCGAGAAGCTCGACGTGTCGATCGACGGCAATCTGCTGCCGCGCGAGGCGGTGCGGTTCGACGAGGGACCGGGTCCGCTCACCCTCGACGAGATGGAAGCCGCTTACGACCGGCGCTGGCCGTTCGGCGCCACCGCGACGATCCTGGTCGATCATGCCGGCGGCTTTCCGGCGGGCGAACACGCGCTTTCGCTCACCGAGCAACTGCGCGTCTCTTACCTGCCCTTCCCGTCGATCAATAGCGACACCAAGCAGGTCGCGATGGCAGCTGCAGTGGACGACGCCCCCGCCAACACGATCTTGGAGGACTGA